The Fulvivirga maritima genome segment AATGTTTGTAATACACTGGCCAATAACGGTAAGCGAGTGATCGTAGCTGGGCTTGATATGGATTTTGAAGGCAAACCATTTGGGCCTATGCCTAACTTGCTGGCTATAGCTGAGTTTGTTACTAAGGTTCATGCCATATGCGCCACTACCGGAGAGTTGGCGTCGTACTCATTTCGCCTTACTGATGAGCAGGGAAAAGTATTGGTAGGAGAAAAGCAAGAATATGAAGCACGCAGCCGGGCTAGTTTTTTTGAAGGCATGAAAGACAAGCAGAATTTAAAATAATGGTAAAACAGGTACTTTTCCTGGTTGTGTTTTCGTGGCTGAGCCTAAAGGCCGCCGCACAGGATATACCCATAGGTACCTGGCGTACTCACTTTTCTTATAACAGTATTTCTCTGGTGCTAAATACTCCCGATAGAGTTTATGCTTCTCCGGGAGAGGGCCTTTTTTATTTCGATAAATCGGATAATAGTTTTAACAGAGTCTCAAAGATTGACGGACTGCAGGATAATAACATTTCTGCCCTGGGCTTTACAGCATATGAGCAGGCACTTTTGATCGGCTATGCCTCTGGTAATCTTGATGTAATTATAGATGGAGAGGTGTATAGTTTTGATTTAAATACAAACTCTCAAATAGTAGGCTCAAGGCGGATTAATGCATTTGTGGCTTATGAAAATGATGTTTATATAGCCACTGATTACGGAATTTTAAAATTCGATATTGACAAGGTTGAGGTTCAGGAAGTTTACCGTGAAATGGGGGCTGAGGCTACTCAGGTAGCTGTAAGTGATGTGATAGTTTTTGATAACCAGTTATATGTAATTACTGATCAGGGGCTACTTTCTGGCGAGATAGATGATACCATAAATTTGCTTGATTATAGAAATTGGGATAACCATACCGAAGATTTAGACATGCCGGAAAATGGTCCGGATGTAATCAGTGTGTTGAATAACGAGCTGATCATCGGCACTAATAATGAAGGTTTATTCGCATTTCGAAATAATGAGTGGGTTGCCTTAAATATATTAACCGAGCAGACTTTTAATAGTGTCTACAGTAGCGGAACTACATTGCTATTGTCTCTTGATGAGGCTTTGGCTACAATTAATGCCACAGGTAATGTCCAGTTTATATATGATGCTTTGATAGAACAGCCATCTATGGCGGTAAGTGATGGTAATAATATTTGGGTAGCTGATGCTCAAAATGGCCTTTTATCTAATAAAGAAGGTGGTTTTAGTGTATTTATGCCCAACGGACCAGTAAGTAATGAGGTTTATAAATTGGAAGAATTAAGTGGTGTAATAGTCTTGTCTCCTGGAGGCTTTAATCAATCTATGGAGTCTCAAGGCATTAACTCTGGATATTCTGTGTTTGAAAATGGCACATGGTCCACTAATTCTTTGCAAGTGGCTGGTCAGTCAATATTTAATGATGTAACCGATGTAGCCTATCGCACTACCGGAGGTAATACCACTTATTATGTATCTTCAGCAGGATATGGTATGCTGATTCAGAATGAAGATGGATCGTATGATATCTATGATGAAAATACCGAGGGGTGTACCTTAGAAAATACTACTGGCGGTGAGCATGGCACTTTGGTGCCAGCCATAGCCGCTGTTAATGAAGGTATTTGGGTACTAAATTATGGTGCAGCAAGCCCGCTGCACTTTTTTAGCTATGATAATAATTGGACTGCCTATAGTATTCCTAATGCCATAGCCAGATATGCAGAAGATCTACTGGTAGTAGGTAATAGAATATGGCTTAGAATTAATGA includes the following:
- the porZ gene encoding type IX secretion system anionic LPS delivery protein PorZ; the protein is MVKQVLFLVVFSWLSLKAAAQDIPIGTWRTHFSYNSISLVLNTPDRVYASPGEGLFYFDKSDNSFNRVSKIDGLQDNNISALGFTAYEQALLIGYASGNLDVIIDGEVYSFDLNTNSQIVGSRRINAFVAYENDVYIATDYGILKFDIDKVEVQEVYREMGAEATQVAVSDVIVFDNQLYVITDQGLLSGEIDDTINLLDYRNWDNHTEDLDMPENGPDVISVLNNELIIGTNNEGLFAFRNNEWVALNILTEQTFNSVYSSGTTLLLSLDEALATINATGNVQFIYDALIEQPSMAVSDGNNIWVADAQNGLLSNKEGGFSVFMPNGPVSNEVYKLEELSGVIVLSPGGFNQSMESQGINSGYSVFENGTWSTNSLQVAGQSIFNDVTDVAYRTTGGNTTYYVSSAGYGMLIQNEDGSYDIYDENTEGCTLENTTGGEHGTLVPAIAAVNEGIWVLNYGAASPLHFFSYDNNWTAYSIPNAIARYAEDLLVVGNRIWLRINDDRGGGIVVFDPETGASRSLSSTVGEGGITNNIVNTMVLDKSGYVWVGTNDGVSVFTNPAAVMEGSVDAVEPIWEGMRLLSGEVVNTIAVDGGNRKWIGTNRGAWLFNEDGDEQLSFFNVENSPLSSNEIDHIAIDGNTGEVFMASEEGLLSYRSTSSEAEDAHGEVKVFPNPVTRDFTGMVGISGLAQDAQVKITDISGKLIWQTRANGGTASWNVADYKGNRAETGIYLVFSSTDDGEDAYVAKIAVVN